A section of the Triticum dicoccoides isolate Atlit2015 ecotype Zavitan chromosome 7A, WEW_v2.0, whole genome shotgun sequence genome encodes:
- the LOC119332356 gene encoding mediator of RNA polymerase II transcription subunit 21-like — translation MDIISQLQEQLNEMAMVAVNTFGTLQRDAPPVRLSNSYPDPLNPNPNPDGPASQPQPQAPPAPGAPPPAPVPPQPPQAPPQPALDLAEQPKAMSHALVLAAKKFDALVAALPLSSEEDQLKRIQELQAENEVVGLELQKQLEAAELELERVEVLFNEATDNCINLKKPD, via the exons ATGGACATCATCTCGCAGCTGCAGGAGCAGCTCAAcgagatggccatggtggccgtCAACACCTTCGGCACGCTGCAGCGCGACGCGCCGCCCGTCCGCCTCTCCAACAGCTACCCCGACCCGCTCAACCCGAACCCTAACCCCGACGGCCCCGCCTCCCAGCCCCAGCCCCAGGCCCCGCCCGCGCCCggcgcgccgccgccggcacctgtacCGCCGCAGCCACCGCAAGCGCCGCCCCAGCCGGCCctcgacctcgccgagcaacccaaGGCCATGAGCCACGCGCTCGTCCTCGCCGCAAAGAAG TTTGATGCTCTTGTTGCTGCATTACCACTGTCATCTGAAGAGGATCAGTTGAAAAGAATTCAAGAACTTCAG GCAGAGAACGAAGTTGTTGGATTGGAGCTTCAGAAACAACTTGAAGCTGCTG AACTGGAATTGGAACGGGTTGAAGTGTTGTTTAATGAAGCTACAGATAACTGTATAAATTTGAAGAAGCCAGATTAG